The genomic segment AACCAAGCCGATGCGCCAGGTACAACTTCGGTATGGGAATGGACTTGCAGGTGAGCGGTGCGGGGCAATGTCAATGGTCTAACCTTCGATCGAGCGATCGGTACAGATGTTAAGTAGTATTTCATAACAGACTCAATGGGGATCGGAAGATCGCGATCGCGTCTGGAACTGAGCAACAGTAAGATTGAAACTAGCTCAAATAATATGTCACTATCTTACTGACTGAATTGTTTGTCTGGTGCTTCTGCTTATAAGCTATCAAATAGGCTATCAAATGTAATGCCCGTTTTGTCAAATTTTCCCACCTCCAGTCCGATCGGCAATTAATCATGTACAAGGTTCTGATTATAGAGGACGATCCTCTGTTTCGGTTAGTGTTAACCAAAGCCCTGAAGAATCAAGGCTATGATGTAACCGTTGCCACGAATGGCGAAGAGGGGTTAGAGCAAGCGAAAACGCTCCGCCCTGGATTAATTCTATGCGATTGGATGATGCCTCGCATGGATGGGCTGGAAGTGTGTCGCCAGATTAAGGCCAATCCCCAGCTCGCGACCACATTTTTTGTCCTCCTGACGGCTCGCGAAGGAGTGGAAGATCGAGTACAGGGGTTGGATAACGGAGCAGATGACTTTCTCTCCAAACCCATTGAGGTCAACGAACTGAGAGCGAAAGTGCGGGCGGGATTGCGCTTGCACCAGTTAAATCAAGATTTGCAAACGGCCAAGCAGCATTTGGAAGATGAGTTGATGGAGGCAGCCGATTACGTGCGTTCCCTGCTTCCTGCTCCCTTATCCGAGCCAGTTTCGATTGAATCTCGGTTCATTCCTTCGAGTCAGTTGGGTGGAGATTGTTTTGATTATTATTGGTTAAATGACGATGAGTTAGTTCTCTACATTGTAGATGCTGCGGGCCACGGAGTGGGTTCCGCATTGCTCTCGGTGTCGGTTTTAAACTTTTTGCGATCGCAATCTCTGTCGGAGGCGGACTTTGCCCACCCGGACAGAGTGTTGCGCGGTTTGAATGAAACCTTTCAGATGGAGAAGCAAGGCGATCGCTACTTTACCATCTGGTACGGAGTGTATAACCGGAAAACACAGTTGTTGTCCTATGCTAGTTCCGGCCATCCTCCAGCCATTCTTCTTTCCCCAACAACTGCCGATTCGGGAAGCGTCGAATACTTGAAAACGCCCGGTTTCCCAGTGGGCATGTTTCCGGAAGTGGAATACACCAGCCAACAGTGCCCGATTCATCCGAAGAGTACTCTCTACATTTTTAGCGATGGGGTTTATGAAATCCACCAACCGGATGGGACTTTGTGGGGGATAGAGGCGTTGAGCGAGTTTTTAGTGGCTCATCAACACCTCCCCTCAGAGCTATTAGATCGCTTGCTCCACTGCATCCATAGCTTAAATCCCAATACAGCTTTAGATGATGATTTTTCTCTGCTAGAGATTAAGTTTCACTAAAATTGGCTCAGGGGGATTTCCTCGCAACAGGAGAAATTAACTCAGGTCTTCTCGTATGCTTTCTCGAAGTCCTCTCGGCTCGTAAAGACTTCAAAAACCCGATCCATACTGGTGAGTTCAAACAACATCCTGACTTGCTCGTTGATCGAGCAGACAGCCAGTTGCCCGCCATCAGAACGTACGGTTTTCAAGGCAGCCACTAGAGCACCTAACCCAGAACTATCGATGAACGTTACCTCTTTGAGATCGACAAGAATGATATTAGCGCCGGATTTGACTAACGAATGGACTTCCTCTCGAAATCGAGCGGCTTTGGTGCTATCTAAAATACCAGAAGGTTGCAGGTGTTTAACTTTACTCATGAGTTTAATCGACAGAGGTCAGCTAGAGGTCGAGATCCATTAGGATTGGTTTGGATAGGATACTATATTCTAGTTGCTCTAATTCTATCCGGATTCAGATTAGCCTTCCAAACCCATGCTGGCATCCCAGAGATCCATCTGGCTCGCCTCAGGGCAATCCGGAAGAATAGTGCTAGCGAGTGCAAAGGTGGCGAAGGAGTGCTCTGCTATTACAGTACAAATTTGGGAATCCTCTATCTTGGGGAGATTTTACCCGATCGCAATCGGCGAATCAATAGAGTCAAATTGCGCTATTACCGCTGTTTACGCCTTGATGCAGATTAATACTGATGATTTTAACTACGGTGGGAACTGAACCCTATCCTTTTAATCGTTTGATGACTTGGCTCGATGTTCTCCTCCAACGAGGATGTATTCAGGAAGAGGCAGTCGTTCAATACGGTTATTGTACGGTACGGCCGAACCACGGACAATGCTTTGCAGAACTTCCAGAAGATACTCTGAACCAGTTTGGAGTCGATGCTCGTTTGACGATCGCCGATTGCAATCTTACAGCCCTGCAATGGTGCGATCGTACGACTAAACCTTATATTCTCGTTCCTCGGGCTGAATGTTATAACGAGCATATTGATAACCGCCAAATTGAGTTTGGCTCGGCTCTGGCTCATGCTGGAGTTCCAATTGCATGGAGTCCTGGAGATCTCGTTCGATTTATTCAGTCTCCGCGACGCATTGCTCGCTCTACTCTAATGGCGGTTGCTAATCCACCCTTAAAACGTTCCCTGAAACGAGGAACATAGGTCTCTAAAGGCAATCGAATTTCAGGTCGATTGCACTGTCGTCGTTTGTCGTTTAACCGCAATAGCAATTGAGTAGACGACTGTGGAGGTAATTATGAATAGTCCAGTTAGTTCTCCGGAATTTGTAGTCACTCATCTCGATGAGTGTTGTTTAGTTCAATTATCCAAAAATTTTACGGTAACTCAAGCTGTTGCTTTTAAAGAATTCTTTAAACAACTCTGCGAGGAACGAGCTAAGCTTAATCGTGTTGTTTTGGATTTAGGCAAAACAACGTTTATTGATAGTAGCGGTATTGGCGCTCTGGTGGGGAGTTTAAAGATGGCTAAGGCGCGCGAAATTGAGTTAATTATTTGGAGTTTGCACCCGCAAGTAGATATGGCGTTTGAGTTAACGGGACTCAAACAAGTGTTCGCCATTGATGGCGGAACGGAGGCTCTGTTGCCCCCAGAAATTCAGGAGGAGTGCCAAGATTCACCGACCATACATCCATCCGTGCGATCGCCACTCAAACGAGCCATTGATATTGTCGGCGCTCTAGTGGGTTTAGGGATTACAGCGGTTTTATTCTTACCGATCGCGATCGCCATTACTCTCGACGATCCCGGTCCCATTTTCTTCGGTCAAATTCGTTGCGGTTGGATGGGGAAACCGTTTAAAATCTGGAAGTTTCGCTCGATGGTAGCCAATGCAGAATCCTTGAAGCACCAGGTTAAAAATGAAGTTAAAGGTGCATTTTTTAAGAACAAAAACGATCCTCGAGTTACTCGGGTCGGGCGTTTTTTGCGGCGTTCGAGTTTAGACGAACTTCCCCAATTCTGGAATGTTTTAAAAGGAGAAATGAGCTTAGTAGGAACTCGCCCGCCAACACCAGATGAAATCGAACGGTATGAAATTCCTAAATGGCAAAGATTGGACGTAAAACCAGGGATGACGGGAGAATGGCAAGTGAACGGCCGCTCCTCAGTGTGCGATTTTGAAACGGTGATTCAGATGGATTTGCGCTATCAAGAAAATTGGAGCTTGCTCCACGATATTAAGCTAATTCTGAAAACGATTATTGTCGTGTTTCAGAAGAATGCTGGGGCCGTTTAGGCTCGGCCCCATTTGACTTTACCACGCTCTCAATCGCGCCATCGCAATCTCTGGCGAGTTCCGGGTTGAGTCAGCTATCCTCCAGCGGCAAAGGTAAACATCACTAATGCTGATAAAAGAATGCCCGGACTCAAGAACACAATTAAGATAAACAGATCGTGAGTATTCATGGGAAATAATGGCGATCGCCACAGATAACTCTTTGCTAGGCTAGCCCATCTCTTCTCAAAAACACACCTGGATTGAGATTCTTAATCCTAGCTTAAGCCCGGGAACCAATGTTATCCTGGAAAATATAATCGATCGCGCAGTGTTGACGTAATAGGAGAAAAACAACGGTTTATCCCAGTCCTTTAGCTCGCTTAATCGAGCAATTACAACGACTACCTGGAGTCGGGCCAAAAACGGCTCAACGCCTAGCTCTTCATATCATTAAACGTCCCGACAATGAAGTTAAAGCGTTAGCTCAAGCCTTATTAGATGCCAAACAGAATGTAGGACTGTGCCAGCAGTGCTATCATCTTTCTGCCGAACCGATCTGTTCCATTTGCCGAAATATGAATCGCGATCGCCAAGTTATCTGTGCTGTCGTCGATTCGCGAGATGTTATCGCTCTGGAGAAAACCAGGGAATATAAAGGACTGTATCACGTTCTAGGTGGAGTTATTTCCCCCATGGATGGCATCGGCCCGGAGCAACTGACCATTCAAGCCCTCGTCCGGCGAGTCAGCCAACAAAAAATAGAAGAAGTTATCCTTGCCATTAGTCCGAGCGTTGAAGGAGAAACAACCACCCTCTACATCGGACAATTACTCAAACCTTTCACTCGAGTCACTCGCATTGCCTTTGGACTCCCTATGGGAGGAGACTTAGAGTATGCCGATGAAGTCACCTTAGCCCGCGCCTTAGAAGGACGGCGAGAGCTAGATTAACCCTTCATCAACACCTCGAGATTACTTCAGCTTTTGCTTGACAAAGTTAAAGATTTTCACCACTTGCTGTTTCAGCGGCTCAATTTGTGCGGTTTGTTTTTTCAAAGCTGTAATTTCTGCCTGCATTTGTGCAATCTGAGCTTTTAATTGCTCCAGTTCGGCCGAAGAAACGCCGCCTCCCGTCGCGGTTTCGGTCGAAGCTGCCGCACCCGCAGTATCTTGTTCTAGGGGAGGTTGAGGTTTTTTCGACTTGACCATGGCAGCCTTAATCGCCACCATCAATTCTTTTTTCTCAAAGGGTTTGGGAATAAATTCCCAATACTCAAATGGCTTCTTAATTTTTTCGGTGACCTCTTCCTCGCGACCGGACATGAGAACCAAGGGAATCGTGCGCCAATCCGGATGGTTGCGTATTTTCTGAAAAACCTCTAATCCGCTCACTTTAGGAAGAAGAAAATCGAGCATGATTAAGTTAGGATTTTCTGACTGAATCAGTTGCAAGCCTTCTTCACCATCTTTCGCTTCTTTGACTTCAAAGTTACCTGTCGGTAACATGTCCCTGACGCGCGCTCTAATTACGCGACTATCATCAATAACTAGAATTTTATGTTGTGCAGGTTTAGTTTGTGCCACAACTGACTCCTCTGACAGTGACAATTCGGTAGTGATGCTGAACTAAGCGGATGAAACGGTGGGTTGGCGAGTGCTGGTTTAATCCATCCTGGCAATCGTTGGGCAACCGAGTCTGACCGTTCTTGGTATTGACAGTGACGATCGCCAGAAATTAAGGATCGCTCTATATTTCCCTACTATACAGATCATACTAGAATTCTGACCACAATCACTTGTACCCTTTGAGAAGCTACGAACTTATGAATTCCTCTCCGACCCCATCTTCGATCTCGACCGGCAGCACGAGCAAGGGCGCGCCGAAAAGGCGATCGCCTTTAGTTACTCTGCCTCCTTGGTTGCGCCGTTCCATCGGCAAAGCCAGCGAACTATCCACTGTCCAGAGAATTATCAAACAACGGAATATCCACACTATCTGTGAAGAAGGTCGATGTCCGAACCGGGCAGAATGCTACGCTCAGAAAACCGCAACCTTTTTGCTCATGGGGCCGACCTGCACCCGTGCTTGTGCGTTTTGCCAAGTGGACAAAGGTCATGCGCCCATGCCTCTCGATCCGGAAGAACCTCGGAAAGTGGGCGAAGCCGTGCAGTTATTGGGCTTAAAATACGTGGTGTTGACCTCAGTTGCGCGGGACGATTTGCCTGACGGCGGAGCGGGATGGTTTGTAACGGTGATGGAGCAAGTCCGAACGATGAATCCGGGAACGGAGATTGAGGTGTTAACCCCAGATTTTCGAGGCAAGCGCGAGTTAGTGGTGGAAGTGGCCCGAGGGAACCCAGCTTGCTATAACCACAATGTGGAAACGGTCAAACGCTTGCAACGGCCGGTGCGTCGAGGTGGGAAATACGATCGCTCGCTGGATGTGTTGCGCTGGGTGAAAGAGGTTAACCCAGAGATTCCCACTAAATCCGGGTTAATGCTCGGCCATGGGGAAAC from the Roseofilum casamattae BLCC-M143 genome contains:
- the lipA gene encoding lipoyl synthase is translated as MNSSPTPSSISTGSTSKGAPKRRSPLVTLPPWLRRSIGKASELSTVQRIIKQRNIHTICEEGRCPNRAECYAQKTATFLLMGPTCTRACAFCQVDKGHAPMPLDPEEPRKVGEAVQLLGLKYVVLTSVARDDLPDGGAGWFVTVMEQVRTMNPGTEIEVLTPDFRGKRELVVEVARGNPACYNHNVETVKRLQRPVRRGGKYDRSLDVLRWVKEVNPEIPTKSGLMLGHGETEAEIIETLADLRAINCDRITLGQYMRPSLDHLPVQKYWHPDEFEKLGNIAREMGFAHVRSGPLVRSSYHAGEEE
- a CDS encoding anti-sigma factor antagonist (This anti-anti-sigma factor, or anti-sigma factor antagonist, belongs to a family that includes characterized members SpoIIAA, RsbV, RsfA, and RsfB.); this translates as MNSPVSSPEFVVTHLDECCLVQLSKNFTVTQAVAFKEFFKQLCEERAKLNRVVLDLGKTTFIDSSGIGALVGSLKMAKAREIELIIWSLHPQVDMAFELTGLKQVFAIDGGTEALLPPEIQEECQDSPTIHPSVRSPLKRAIDIVGALVGLGITAVLFLPIAIAITLDDPGPIFFGQIRCGWMGKPFKIWKFRSMVANAESLKHQVKNEVKGAFFKNKNDPRVTRVGRFLRRSSLDELPQFWNVLKGEMSLVGTRPPTPDEIERYEIPKWQRLDVKPGMTGEWQVNGRSSVCDFETVIQMDLRYQENWSLLHDIKLILKTIIVVFQKNAGAV
- a CDS encoding response regulator, which produces MLPTGNFEVKEAKDGEEGLQLIQSENPNLIMLDFLLPKVSGLEVFQKIRNHPDWRTIPLVLMSGREEEVTEKIKKPFEYWEFIPKPFEKKELMVAIKAAMVKSKKPQPPLEQDTAGAAASTETATGGGVSSAELEQLKAQIAQMQAEITALKKQTAQIEPLKQQVVKIFNFVKQKLK
- a CDS encoding PP2C family protein-serine/threonine phosphatase; the protein is MYKVLIIEDDPLFRLVLTKALKNQGYDVTVATNGEEGLEQAKTLRPGLILCDWMMPRMDGLEVCRQIKANPQLATTFFVLLTAREGVEDRVQGLDNGADDFLSKPIEVNELRAKVRAGLRLHQLNQDLQTAKQHLEDELMEAADYVRSLLPAPLSEPVSIESRFIPSSQLGGDCFDYYWLNDDELVLYIVDAAGHGVGSALLSVSVLNFLRSQSLSEADFAHPDRVLRGLNETFQMEKQGDRYFTIWYGVYNRKTQLLSYASSGHPPAILLSPTTADSGSVEYLKTPGFPVGMFPEVEYTSQQCPIHPKSTLYIFSDGVYEIHQPDGTLWGIEALSEFLVAHQHLPSELLDRLLHCIHSLNPNTALDDDFSLLEIKFH
- a CDS encoding STAS domain-containing protein, which codes for MSKVKHLQPSGILDSTKAARFREEVHSLVKSGANIILVDLKEVTFIDSSGLGALVAALKTVRSDGGQLAVCSINEQVRMLFELTSMDRVFEVFTSREDFEKAYEKT